From Lemur catta isolate mLemCat1 chromosome 19, mLemCat1.pri, whole genome shotgun sequence, a single genomic window includes:
- the FXYD5 gene encoding FXYD domain-containing ion transport regulator 5 isoform X2 — MSPSGRLCLLTVIGLILPTRGQMLQEATPISPVDPTPVDIHVLTPIPDTGHPELQATPEPPAWPADETTQNPTETLPQTQQPTGVDGLPVTHPGTHSSTKEGTTMLSKRTSPGAEVRTESQTLKPHGSDEDNPFFYDESTLRKRGLLVAAVLFIMGIVILTSGKCRQLSQLCRNHRR, encoded by the exons ATGTCGCCCTCTGGTCGCCTGTGTCTCCTCACCGTCATTGGCCTCATTCTCCCCACCAGAG GACAGATGTTGCAGGAGGCCACGCCCATTTCTCCAGTGGACCCAACTCCTGTGGACATTCATGTCCTGACACCAATCCCAG ATACAGGCCACCCAGAGCTCCAGGCCACCCCTgaacccccagcctggcctgctgATG aaacaacacaaaaccCGACTGAGACCCTGCCCCAGACCCAGCAGCCGACGGGAGTGGATGGATTGCCAGTGACACATCCGGGGACGCACAGCAGCACCAAGGAAG GCACGACGATGCTCTCCAAGAGGACGTCCCCAGGTGCAGAAGTCAGGACAGAATCCCAGACTCTCAAGCCACATG GTTCCGATGAGGACAACCCCTTCTTCTATG ATGAAAGCACTCTCCGGAAACGGGGGCTCCTGGTGGCGGCTGTGCTGTTCATCATGGGCATTGTCATCCTCACCA GCGGCAAGTGCAGGCAGTTGTCCCAGTTATGCCGGAATCATCGCAGGTGA
- the FXYD5 gene encoding FXYD domain-containing ion transport regulator 5 isoform X1, with product MSPSGRLCLLTVIGLILPTRGQMLQEATPISPVDPTPVDIHVLTPIPDTGHPELQATPEPPAWPADETTQNPTETLPQTQQPTGVDGLPVTHPGTHSSTKEGTTMLSKRTSPGAEVRTESQTLKPHGSDEDNPFFYDESTLRKRGLLVAAVLFIMGIVILTSGKCRQLSQLCRNHRRASRMVSIRSPA from the exons ATGTCGCCCTCTGGTCGCCTGTGTCTCCTCACCGTCATTGGCCTCATTCTCCCCACCAGAG GACAGATGTTGCAGGAGGCCACGCCCATTTCTCCAGTGGACCCAACTCCTGTGGACATTCATGTCCTGACACCAATCCCAG ATACAGGCCACCCAGAGCTCCAGGCCACCCCTgaacccccagcctggcctgctgATG aaacaacacaaaaccCGACTGAGACCCTGCCCCAGACCCAGCAGCCGACGGGAGTGGATGGATTGCCAGTGACACATCCGGGGACGCACAGCAGCACCAAGGAAG GCACGACGATGCTCTCCAAGAGGACGTCCCCAGGTGCAGAAGTCAGGACAGAATCCCAGACTCTCAAGCCACATG GTTCCGATGAGGACAACCCCTTCTTCTATG ATGAAAGCACTCTCCGGAAACGGGGGCTCCTGGTGGCGGCTGTGCTGTTCATCATGGGCATTGTCATCCTCACCA GCGGCAAGTGCAGGCAGTTGTCCCAGTTATGCCGGAATCATCGCAG agcctCAAGAATGGTCAGTATAAGAAGCCCAGCCTGA